From one Macellibacteroides fermentans genomic stretch:
- a CDS encoding AMP-binding protein — MKYNTNVHTQTLLVNGISYSKTKLPEASTPEMTELHDFLLNWFNDDLFITVQTSGSTGTPKEMKVKKEQMMNSACATCRYFNLNPNDRVLLCVPLTYIAGKMMVVRALVGKLDLHVVSVSGHPLANISLPIRFAAMIPLQVYNSLQDSIERNRMENIDIILLGGGRIDPGLEKELNIFRNSIYVSYGMTETLSHIALRKINGLDASQHYIPLPSVKVSLSSDETLIIDAPLVCENKLITNDIAVIYSDGSFDILGRKDNIVNTGGIKIQIELLEEELKPIIPHPFAISSVPHLKYGEALVLLVDGKIDEEAFLFKIKKSLPTYQIPKQIIEVDEIPYTSTGKINRAETKILAQKQIDYSKLT; from the coding sequence ATGAAGTATAATACAAACGTACATACACAGACTTTATTAGTAAACGGTATATCTTATTCCAAGACTAAGTTGCCAGAAGCTTCAACTCCCGAGATGACAGAGTTGCATGACTTTTTATTGAATTGGTTTAATGATGATCTTTTTATTACTGTTCAGACTTCTGGTTCTACTGGAACACCCAAAGAAATGAAAGTGAAAAAGGAGCAGATGATGAATAGTGCTTGTGCAACCTGCCGATACTTTAACCTTAATCCGAATGATCGCGTTTTGCTATGTGTGCCGTTGACCTATATAGCTGGTAAGATGATGGTTGTTAGGGCTCTAGTTGGAAAACTTGACTTACATGTTGTTTCAGTATCCGGCCATCCGCTTGCTAATATATCTTTACCCATCCGTTTTGCGGCAATGATTCCACTACAGGTTTATAATTCTCTTCAAGACTCTATAGAGCGTAACCGAATGGAAAATATTGATATTATTCTTTTAGGAGGAGGTAGAATAGATCCTGGTCTGGAAAAGGAATTAAATATATTCCGGAATTCTATATATGTTTCGTATGGAATGACTGAAACTCTTTCTCATATAGCGCTAAGAAAGATTAATGGGTTAGATGCTAGCCAACATTACATCCCTTTACCTTCTGTTAAAGTATCTCTCTCGTCGGATGAAACACTCATTATTGATGCTCCGCTTGTCTGCGAAAACAAATTGATTACAAATGATATCGCTGTGATTTATTCGGATGGGAGCTTTGATATCCTGGGTCGAAAAGATAATATTGTTAACACTGGTGGTATAAAAATACAAATTGAACTGCTGGAGGAAGAATTAAAACCAATTATCCCCCACCCTTTTGCTATATCTTCCGTTCCCCATCTTAAGTATGGAGAAGCATTGGTTTTACTGGTTGATGGAAAAATAGATGAAGAGGCTTTTCTATTCAAAATAAAGAAAAGCTTGCCTACGTATCAGATTCCAAAGCAGATCATTGAAGTTGATGAAATACCATATACATCTACTGGTAAAATAAATAGAGCTGAAACTAAAATTCTTGCTCAAAAACAAATTGATTATTCTAAATTAACGTGA
- a CDS encoding isochorismate synthase, which translates to MIPSEVTNFSGIDSLIHQQRSFALYLLPGNNEPTLVLQEGGDMGQLKSYTELNDKKGFVLAPFCLNESHPIVLIRADIVSVGWKSIAGVTSFQSSACSANKETVFTLDKEDLYYAYNKSFNVFIKPLREGIFEKLVLSRKVNIKKTSEFSPAKAFYNACRRYKRAFVYLCHSPQSGTWLGSTPELLLSGQFGHWNTVALAGTQPLIGNNLPDSWNDKNRKEQALVADYIKSQLASANIDVLEDGPFTVQAGDLAHLKTEFRFETADRRCLGNLVELLHPTPAICGLPRKEALQFIKENEGYDRSYYSGFIGMIDADGRNDIYVNLRCMNIGENDLTLFAGGGLLDSSDVDQEWEETNDKLQTMLAILK; encoded by the coding sequence ATGATTCCTAGTGAAGTAACTAACTTTAGTGGTATCGACTCCCTAATACATCAACAACGTAGTTTCGCATTATATCTCTTGCCGGGAAATAATGAACCTACCCTTGTTTTACAGGAAGGTGGTGATATGGGGCAATTAAAGTCGTATACAGAATTAAACGACAAAAAAGGATTTGTTCTGGCTCCATTCTGCTTGAATGAATCACATCCGATAGTATTGATTCGTGCTGATATTGTGTCTGTTGGTTGGAAATCAATAGCTGGAGTAACATCGTTTCAGTCATCTGCTTGCAGTGCAAATAAAGAAACAGTATTTACGCTGGATAAAGAAGATTTGTATTACGCTTATAATAAATCTTTTAATGTCTTTATTAAACCATTGCGAGAAGGCATATTTGAAAAGTTGGTATTGTCTAGAAAAGTTAATATAAAGAAAACGAGTGAATTCTCGCCGGCAAAAGCATTTTACAATGCTTGCAGACGCTATAAAAGAGCTTTTGTATACCTATGTCATTCTCCTCAAAGTGGAACCTGGTTAGGTAGTACACCTGAATTACTATTGTCTGGGCAATTTGGTCACTGGAATACTGTTGCACTTGCTGGAACACAGCCTTTGATCGGGAACAACCTACCCGACAGTTGGAATGATAAAAACAGAAAAGAACAGGCCCTGGTTGCTGATTATATTAAAAGTCAGTTGGCTTCGGCTAATATTGATGTACTTGAAGATGGTCCATTTACTGTCCAGGCAGGTGATTTAGCTCATTTAAAAACAGAATTCAGATTTGAAACGGCAGATAGAAGATGTTTAGGTAATTTGGTTGAACTTCTTCATCCTACGCCAGCTATTTGTGGATTACCCCGAAAGGAAGCTCTTCAATTCATCAAAGAAAATGAAGGATACGACAGAAGTTATTACTCCGGATTCATCGGAATGATTGATGCAGATGGGCGGAATGATATATACGTCAATCTACGATGCATGAATATAGGGGAAAATGATCTGACGCTTTTTGCTGGAGGCGGTCTCTTGGATTCGTCGGATGTTGATCAGGAATGGGAAGAGACGAATGATAAATTACAAACCATGTTGGCTATTTTAAAATAA
- a CDS encoding o-succinylbenzoate synthase yields the protein MIQVNIIPYTLLFKQPAGTSRGVYTTRKVWYVVLTSQDKTIQGIGECAPLPNLSCDDCLDYESILNGACSKLSETGEIDYDSLRSFPSILFGLESALLHYKCGSYSFWNTSFSRGEKGIPINGLIWMGNTESMQKQIADKLEAGFRCIKLKIGALNFEEELKVLRSIRSNYSKEELMLRVDANGAFSPGEAMDKLNRLAELEIHSIEQPIRNGQWDEMAKLASISPVPIALDEELIGVNCLTEKKKLLTNIKPQYIILKPSLHGGLVGAEEWIKEATNLNIDWWITSALESNIGLNVIAQWTASLGVESPQGLGTGALYENNLPMPLETRGDRLWFNPSGKVLNINKQLNLSCK from the coding sequence ATGATACAAGTAAATATTATACCTTATACATTACTGTTTAAACAGCCTGCAGGGACTTCCCGTGGGGTTTATACCACGCGTAAGGTATGGTATGTTGTACTTACTTCCCAAGATAAGACAATTCAGGGTATTGGGGAGTGCGCTCCCCTACCCAACTTAAGCTGTGATGATTGCCTCGATTACGAATCAATCCTTAATGGCGCTTGTTCAAAATTAAGTGAAACCGGTGAAATTGATTATGATTCGCTCCGATCTTTTCCATCTATTCTTTTCGGTCTTGAAAGTGCGCTATTACATTACAAATGTGGCTCTTATTCTTTCTGGAATACCTCTTTTTCAAGAGGAGAGAAAGGGATTCCTATTAATGGATTGATCTGGATGGGTAATACCGAATCCATGCAAAAGCAAATTGCAGATAAACTTGAAGCCGGATTTAGATGCATAAAGCTTAAAATCGGAGCCTTAAACTTTGAAGAAGAGCTAAAAGTACTAAGGAGTATACGTTCTAATTATTCGAAAGAAGAGCTGATGTTGCGTGTAGATGCTAATGGAGCGTTTAGTCCGGGAGAGGCTATGGATAAATTAAATAGACTGGCTGAGCTGGAAATTCACTCTATTGAACAACCAATCAGAAACGGACAGTGGGATGAAATGGCAAAGTTAGCATCAATCTCTCCTGTTCCAATTGCATTGGATGAAGAGTTGATTGGAGTTAATTGCTTGACAGAAAAAAAGAAATTGCTTACCAACATAAAACCTCAGTATATTATATTAAAGCCATCTTTACATGGTGGATTGGTGGGAGCTGAAGAATGGATAAAAGAAGCTACCAATTTAAATATTGATTGGTGGATAACTTCAGCATTGGAATCAAACATAGGATTAAATGTTATTGCTCAGTGGACAGCTTCTCTAGGTGTTGAATCGCCTCAAGGGTTAGGTACTGGAGCGTTATATGAGAATAATTTACCTATGCCCTTGGAGACTAGAGGTGATCGTCTGTGGTTTAATCCATCAGGGAAAGTTCTTAATATTAATAAGCAGCTAAACCTTAGTTGTAAATAA
- the menD gene encoding 2-succinyl-5-enolpyruvyl-6-hydroxy-3-cyclohexene-1-carboxylic-acid synthase, with the protein MYSSKKNVLLLASMLEAYSIREVVLCPGSRNAPLIQTFSQNPFFRCYTVVDERSAGFFALGLAQEIQQPVALCCTSGTALLNLGPAVAEAYYQQVPLLVISADRPQSWIGQMDGQTLPQPGVFNSLVKQSIQLLEPESEEDEWYCKRMIHDAIFQLMNRLPGPSHINIPLSEPLFDFSVTELPKNKPILRNPVDYSLNNSTLLEEWNLSTKKMILIGQLPPFNGLEKALESIAEKFDCVILSEHTANIRSSKVIYNFDAIIYQLLNEEIACFSPDLLITLGGHVVSKRIKKFLRSCKPASHWYVSEDTKIVDLFQSITAQLEMDPLSFVEEINKKCSSNTLKHTYQSRWLSQSKHVLPPTTTVYSDLWVMGKLLEALPCNAALQLGNSSVVRNAQLYPLDASVSVYCNRGTSGIEGSVSTAVGFASIHKGLTFLIVGDLSFFYDVNALWNRHIKSNLRILLINNGGGEIFHLLPGLNQAVSLDQYVSCRHSTRAEKWAQSMGFDYLSAYKEEEFINNLDSFFSVEASNPVLFEVITTMEVNAEVFKSYYHKLKTI; encoded by the coding sequence ATGTACTCATCAAAGAAAAATGTATTGTTACTGGCATCCATGCTCGAAGCATATTCAATTCGTGAGGTAGTACTATGCCCTGGTTCCAGAAATGCTCCTTTGATTCAAACATTTTCACAGAATCCATTTTTTCGTTGTTATACTGTTGTGGACGAACGAAGTGCCGGATTTTTTGCATTGGGACTGGCTCAGGAAATTCAACAACCAGTTGCCTTGTGTTGTACATCGGGAACTGCATTGCTGAATCTTGGACCAGCTGTTGCAGAAGCTTATTATCAGCAAGTCCCTTTGCTGGTTATTTCGGCCGACAGACCCCAATCATGGATCGGGCAAATGGATGGGCAAACTCTTCCGCAACCCGGTGTTTTTAATTCACTTGTAAAGCAATCAATACAACTTTTAGAGCCCGAATCGGAAGAAGATGAGTGGTACTGTAAACGAATGATCCATGATGCTATATTTCAATTAATGAATCGTCTTCCCGGACCATCTCATATAAATATACCATTATCAGAACCTTTATTCGATTTTTCTGTAACAGAGTTACCAAAGAATAAGCCTATACTAAGGAATCCGGTTGATTATTCTCTGAATAACAGTACCTTATTGGAAGAATGGAACCTGTCTACAAAGAAAATGATTCTGATAGGTCAGTTGCCTCCATTTAATGGATTGGAAAAAGCGCTTGAAAGTATTGCTGAAAAGTTTGATTGTGTTATTCTGTCCGAACATACGGCTAATATTCGGTCTTCAAAAGTAATTTATAACTTTGATGCCATTATTTATCAATTATTAAACGAAGAAATTGCATGTTTTTCTCCCGATTTACTAATTACCTTAGGAGGTCATGTCGTTTCGAAAAGAATTAAGAAATTCTTGAGAAGCTGTAAACCGGCATCTCATTGGTATGTTTCTGAAGATACCAAAATTGTAGATCTATTTCAAAGCATAACAGCTCAATTGGAGATGGACCCTTTGTCATTTGTTGAAGAGATTAATAAAAAATGTAGTTCGAATACATTAAAACACACTTACCAATCTCGCTGGCTGAGTCAATCCAAACATGTGCTTCCTCCAACTACTACTGTTTATTCTGATTTGTGGGTGATGGGTAAACTATTAGAGGCACTACCTTGTAACGCAGCTCTTCAGCTGGGAAATAGCTCCGTTGTGAGGAATGCTCAATTGTATCCGTTGGATGCTTCTGTTTCGGTATACTGCAACAGAGGAACCAGCGGTATTGAAGGGTCTGTATCTACTGCGGTCGGTTTTGCATCTATACATAAAGGACTTACCTTTCTAATCGTTGGTGATCTTAGTTTTTTCTATGATGTAAATGCATTATGGAACAGACACATTAAGAGTAACCTTCGCATTTTATTGATAAACAATGGGGGTGGCGAAATATTTCATTTGTTGCCCGGGCTAAATCAAGCAGTCTCGCTGGATCAGTATGTTTCATGCAGACACTCTACCAGAGCCGAAAAATGGGCTCAGTCCATGGGCTTTGATTATTTATCGGCATACAAAGAAGAAGAATTTATAAATAATCTGGATTCGTTTTTTTCTGTTGAGGCTTCTAACCCTGTGTTATTTGAAGTAATAACAACAATGGAAGTCAATGCCGAAGTATTTAAATCATATTATCATAAACTAAAAACTATATAA
- the menB gene encoding 1,4-dihydroxy-2-naphthoyl-CoA synthase, with product MSTNRTWSTIKEYEDILFDFYNGIGRITINRPRYRNAFTPTTTGEMSDALRICREMAEISVVVITGAGDKAFCSGGDQNVKGKGGYIGKDGVPRLSVLDVQKQIRSIPKPVIAAVNGYAIGGGHVLHVVCDLSIASDNAIFGQTGPRVGSFDAGFGSSYLARIVGQKKAREIWFLCRQYNAQEALDMGLVNKVVPFDQLEDEVVDWAETMMLHSPLALRMIKAGLNAELDGQAGIQELAGDATMLYYLTEEAQEGKNAFLEKRKPDFKQFPKLP from the coding sequence ATGTCAACTAACAGAACTTGGTCTACTATAAAGGAATACGAAGATATTCTATTCGATTTCTATAATGGAATTGGACGAATAACTATAAATCGCCCACGATATAGAAACGCTTTTACTCCTACAACAACAGGAGAAATGAGTGATGCCTTGCGTATTTGTCGCGAAATGGCAGAAATCAGTGTTGTAGTAATTACAGGTGCTGGAGATAAAGCATTCTGTTCCGGCGGCGACCAAAATGTTAAAGGTAAAGGTGGATATATTGGAAAAGACGGCGTACCCCGCCTAAGCGTGTTAGATGTTCAGAAGCAGATACGTTCGATTCCGAAACCTGTGATCGCTGCTGTTAATGGATATGCTATCGGAGGTGGTCATGTTCTACATGTTGTATGTGATTTGTCAATTGCTTCTGATAATGCAATCTTTGGTCAAACAGGTCCGAGAGTGGGAAGTTTTGATGCAGGATTCGGTTCATCATACCTGGCTCGGATTGTAGGACAGAAAAAAGCCCGCGAAATATGGTTTTTATGCAGACAGTACAATGCTCAGGAAGCTCTTGATATGGGATTGGTAAATAAGGTTGTTCCCTTTGATCAACTTGAAGATGAAGTGGTAGATTGGGCTGAAACAATGATGTTGCATAGTCCTTTGGCATTACGTATGATTAAGGCTGGTCTTAATGCTGAATTAGACGGACAAGCTGGTATACAAGAATTGGCCGGAGATGCCACTATGTTGTATTATCTAACAGAAGAAGCTCAAGAAGGTAAAAATGCTTTCCTGGAGAAAAGAAAGCCTGACTTTAAACAATTTCCAAAATTACCATGA